The Kitasatospora sp. NBC_00374 genome has a segment encoding these proteins:
- the crcB gene encoding fluoride efflux transporter CrcB produces the protein MRSSRTGREPGTAVPGRPVLLRGQGPAVAAVALGGAIGASARYGAGLRWPTAAGAFPWTTLLVNAVGCAAIGVLLVVVAEARAAHPLLRPFLGTGVLGGFTTFSTYAVDAQQLIDRGEPGRALAYLLGTVLAALAAVWAAATATRPVLRRRSG, from the coding sequence GTGCGTTCGAGTCGTACCGGCCGGGAGCCGGGAACCGCGGTGCCGGGGCGCCCGGTGCTGCTCCGCGGGCAGGGCCCCGCGGTGGCGGCGGTCGCACTGGGCGGCGCGATCGGGGCGTCGGCACGGTACGGGGCGGGCCTTCGGTGGCCGACCGCGGCGGGGGCCTTCCCGTGGACGACGCTGCTGGTCAACGCGGTGGGGTGCGCCGCGATCGGGGTCCTGCTGGTGGTGGTCGCCGAGGCGCGGGCCGCGCATCCGCTGCTCCGCCCGTTCCTCGGGACGGGCGTCCTGGGCGGCTTCACCACCTTCTCGACGTACGCCGTGGACGCCCAGCAGCTGATCGATCGCGGCGAGCCCGGCCGCGCCCTCGCCTATCTGCTCGGCACCGTGCTCGCGGCGCTCGCCGCGGTCTGGGCGGCGGCGACGGCCACCCGGCCCGTCCTGCGGAGGAGGTCCGGATGA
- a CDS encoding DUF190 domain-containing protein yields the protein MTVRELRATVLIGENDTWHHRPLSAEIVHRAHAAGLAGASVFHGVEGFGAGSTVHTSRLLSLSEGLPVAVVIVDTAERIRAFLPELDALIGSGLVLLDEVEVVRYGRGGRGDGGDA from the coding sequence ATGACCGTGCGTGAGCTGCGGGCGACCGTGCTGATCGGCGAGAACGACACCTGGCACCACCGCCCGCTGTCGGCGGAGATCGTGCACCGCGCGCATGCCGCGGGACTGGCCGGCGCGAGCGTGTTCCACGGGGTCGAGGGATTCGGCGCCGGTTCGACCGTGCACACCTCGCGGTTGCTGTCGCTGAGCGAGGGCCTGCCGGTGGCGGTGGTGATCGTGGACACGGCCGAGCGGATCCGGGCCTTCCTGCCGGAGCTGGACGCCCTGATCGGCAGCGGCCTGGTGCTGCTGGACGAGGTCGAGGTCGTCCGGTACGGCCGGGGCGGGCGCGGGGACGGCGGCGACGCGTGA
- the crcB gene encoding fluoride efflux transporter CrcB — protein sequence MNWLLVVAGAAVGAPLRYLTDRAVQARHDSVFPWGTFAVNAAGCLVLGLLTGAVAAGAASSRLQLLLGTGLCGALTTYSTFSYESLRLAETGARFYAAANVAGSVLAGLGAAYTGTAVARALWG from the coding sequence GTGAACTGGCTGCTGGTGGTCGCGGGCGCGGCGGTCGGCGCGCCGCTGCGCTATCTGACGGACCGTGCGGTGCAGGCCCGGCACGACTCGGTCTTCCCGTGGGGCACCTTCGCGGTGAACGCGGCCGGCTGCCTGGTGCTCGGCCTGCTGACCGGCGCGGTGGCCGCCGGGGCGGCCTCCTCCCGGCTGCAGCTGCTGCTCGGCACCGGCCTGTGCGGGGCGCTCACCACCTACTCGACCTTCTCGTACGAGAGCCTGCGGCTGGCCGAGACGGGCGCCCGGTTCTACGCCGCGGCCAACGTGGCCGGCAGCGTGCTGGCCGGCCTGGGCGCCGCGTACACCGGGACGGCGGTGGCCCGCGCCCTGTGGGGGTGA
- a CDS encoding DEAD/DEAH box helicase — protein sequence MSLVDDTRFAMPANGSDATDTALTDTIETAEVETAAAVDQVAADDLDTAEDTTADEAAEPAEPTLTFGDLGLPEEIVRALAKREVVTPFPIQAATIPDALAGKDVLGRGRTGSGKTLSFGLPLLTRLAGGERTRAKHPRGLILVPTRELAMQVADALEPFGSVLGLKLKVVCGGTSMSNQMYALERGVDVLVATPGRLRDLINRGAAKLADVQVAVLDEADQMADMGFLPEVTEILDQVPAGGQRLLFSATLENEIDTLVKRYLNKPVTHEVDPSAGAVTTMTHHILVVKPKDKAPITNAIAARKGRTIIFVRTQMGADRVAEQLLEAGVKADALHGGMTQGARTRVLGDFKDGYVNVVVATDVAARGIHVDGIDLVLNVDPAGDHKDYLHRSGRTARAGRSGTVVTLVLPHQRRGVFRLMEDAGVDASRHILDHAFDPEVARITGARSLVEVQAESASGIAGAAEREVAEMTRQLERAQRRAAELREEADRLAARAARERAALGIEDEEPAAEAGADAAEPAVAEAAPVVEEERVPAYREARNERPSFNRDRDDRGGRDRDRDDRGGRSFGRDRDERPARSFGDRDNRSGGFNRDNRSGGFNRDERPARSFGDRDNRSGGFNRDNRSGGFNRDERPARSFGDRDNRSGGFNRDRDDRGGRSFGNDRPARPFGDRDNRGGGTGGGFNRDRDNRSGGFNRDDRPARSFGDRPSFGDRDRSAGSSRPFARRDDHRSGGRPQGFNRDDRPGGRSFGGDRDNRSGGFNGGDRKPRWKS from the coding sequence TTGTCTCTCGTTGACGACACCCGCTTCGCCATGCCCGCGAACGGGTCGGACGCCACCGACACCGCCCTCACCGACACCATCGAGACCGCCGAGGTCGAGACCGCCGCCGCGGTCGACCAGGTCGCCGCCGATGACCTCGACACCGCCGAGGACACCACCGCGGACGAGGCCGCCGAGCCCGCCGAGCCCACCCTCACCTTCGGTGACCTGGGCCTGCCCGAGGAGATCGTGCGTGCCCTCGCCAAGCGCGAGGTCGTCACCCCGTTCCCGATCCAGGCCGCGACCATCCCGGACGCGCTGGCCGGCAAGGACGTGCTCGGCCGTGGCCGCACCGGCTCCGGCAAGACCCTGAGCTTCGGCCTGCCGCTGCTCACCCGCCTCGCCGGCGGCGAGCGCACCCGGGCCAAGCACCCGCGCGGCCTGATCCTCGTCCCGACCCGCGAGCTGGCCATGCAGGTCGCCGACGCGCTGGAGCCGTTCGGCTCGGTGCTCGGCCTCAAGCTCAAGGTCGTCTGCGGCGGTACCTCGATGTCCAACCAGATGTACGCGCTGGAGCGCGGCGTGGACGTCCTGGTCGCCACCCCGGGCCGCCTGCGCGACCTGATCAACCGCGGCGCCGCGAAGCTCGCCGACGTCCAGGTCGCCGTGCTCGACGAGGCCGACCAGATGGCCGACATGGGCTTCCTGCCCGAGGTCACCGAGATCCTCGACCAGGTGCCGGCCGGCGGCCAGCGCCTGCTGTTCTCCGCCACCCTGGAGAACGAGATCGACACCCTGGTCAAGCGCTACCTGAACAAGCCGGTCACCCACGAGGTCGACCCGTCGGCCGGCGCGGTCACCACCATGACCCACCACATCCTCGTGGTGAAGCCCAAGGACAAGGCGCCGATCACCAACGCGATCGCCGCCCGCAAGGGCCGGACGATCATCTTCGTCCGCACCCAGATGGGCGCCGACCGGGTCGCCGAGCAGCTCCTGGAAGCCGGCGTGAAGGCCGACGCGCTGCACGGCGGTATGACCCAGGGCGCCCGTACCCGGGTGCTGGGCGACTTCAAGGACGGCTACGTCAACGTGGTCGTCGCCACCGACGTCGCCGCCCGCGGTATCCACGTCGACGGCATCGACCTGGTCCTGAACGTGGACCCGGCCGGTGACCACAAGGACTACCTGCACCGCTCCGGCCGCACCGCGCGGGCCGGCCGGTCGGGCACCGTCGTCACCCTGGTGCTGCCGCACCAGCGCCGCGGCGTGTTCCGCCTGATGGAGGACGCGGGCGTGGACGCCTCGCGCCACATCCTCGACCACGCCTTCGACCCCGAGGTGGCCCGGATCACCGGTGCCCGCTCGCTGGTCGAGGTGCAGGCCGAGTCCGCCTCCGGCATCGCCGGTGCCGCGGAGCGCGAGGTCGCCGAGATGACCCGCCAGCTGGAGCGCGCGCAGCGCCGCGCCGCCGAGCTGCGCGAGGAGGCCGACCGGCTGGCCGCCCGCGCCGCCCGTGAGCGTGCCGCGCTCGGCATCGAGGACGAGGAGCCGGCCGCCGAGGCCGGTGCCGACGCCGCCGAGCCGGCCGTCGCCGAGGCCGCTCCGGTGGTCGAGGAGGAGCGCGTCCCCGCGTACCGCGAGGCGCGCAACGAGCGTCCGTCCTTCAACCGGGACCGGGACGACCGCGGTGGCCGTGACCGGGACCGGGACGACCGCGGTGGCCGTTCCTTCGGCCGCGACCGTGACGAGCGTCCGGCCCGTTCGTTCGGTGACCGTGACAACCGTTCGGGTGGCTTCAACCGGGACAACCGCTCCGGTGGTTTCAACCGTGACGAGCGTCCGGCCCGTTCGTTCGGTGACCGTGACAACCGTTCGGGTGGCTTCAACCGGGACAACCGCTCCGGTGGTTTCAACCGTGACGAGCGTCCGGCCCGTTCGTTCGGTGACCGTGACAACCGTTCGGGTGGCTTCAACCGGGACCGTGACGACCGCGGCGGCCGCTCCTTCGGCAACGACCGTCCGGCCCGCCCCTTCGGCGACCGCGACAACCGCGGCGGCGGCACCGGCGGCGGCTTCAACCGCGACCGGGACAACCGCTCGGGCGGCTTCAACCGTGACGACCGTCCGGCCCGTTCGTTCGGTGACCGCCCGTCGTTCGGTGACCGCGACCGCAGCGCCGGCAGCAGCCGTCCGTTCGCCCGCCGCGACGACCACCGCTCCGGTGGCCGCCCGCAGGGCTTCAACCGTGACGACCGTCCGGGTGGCCGCTCCTTCGGTGGCGACCGCGACAACCGCTCGGGCGGCTTCAACGGCGGCGACCGCAAGCCGCGTTGGAAGAGCTGA
- a CDS encoding TIGR02452 family protein encodes MSSRMHQVAVENEEIAERGTYRNRWGKPVEIGESLARACAGTISYSAEEPLRGGERGPLRGPVEVTSEGSMQAARRLTEAGGEHVAVLNFASARNPGGGYLRGAKAQEEDLCRSALLYRCLLEAPDYYEAHRASTDLRYSHRVIWSPQVPVVRDGRGDLLAEPYTVSFLTSPAPNAGQLALRSPGRPVDVRGILAARADRVLAVAAQHGVRELVLGAWGCGVFRNDPAVVAEAFETALTEHGAAFDRVVFAVWDRQPVSANRAAFEDRFGPAGERLG; translated from the coding sequence ATGAGCAGCAGAATGCATCAGGTGGCGGTCGAGAACGAGGAGATCGCCGAGCGGGGGACCTACCGGAACAGGTGGGGGAAGCCGGTCGAGATCGGCGAGTCGCTCGCCCGGGCATGCGCCGGGACCATCTCGTACAGTGCCGAGGAGCCGCTGCGGGGAGGGGAGCGCGGGCCGCTGCGCGGGCCGGTCGAGGTGACGTCCGAGGGCAGCATGCAGGCCGCGCGCCGGCTGACCGAGGCCGGCGGCGAGCACGTCGCGGTGCTCAACTTCGCCTCCGCGCGCAACCCCGGGGGCGGGTACCTGCGCGGCGCCAAGGCCCAGGAGGAGGACCTCTGCCGGTCGGCGCTGCTGTACCGCTGCCTGCTGGAGGCGCCCGACTACTACGAGGCCCACCGTGCCTCCACCGACCTGCGCTACAGCCACCGGGTGATCTGGTCCCCGCAGGTCCCGGTGGTCCGTGACGGGCGCGGCGACCTCCTCGCGGAGCCGTACACCGTCTCGTTCCTCACCTCGCCGGCGCCCAACGCGGGCCAGCTGGCGCTGCGTTCGCCGGGGCGGCCGGTGGACGTGCGCGGCATCCTGGCCGCGCGCGCCGACCGGGTGCTGGCGGTGGCGGCGCAGCACGGGGTGCGGGAACTGGTGCTGGGGGCCTGGGGATGCGGGGTGTTCCGCAACGACCCGGCGGTGGTGGCGGAGGCCTTCGAGACCGCGCTGACCGAGCACGGGGCGGCGTTCGACCGGGTGGTCTTCGCGGTCTGGGACCGTCAGCCGGTCTCGGCGAACCGGGCCGCCTTCGAGGACCGCTTCGGGCCGGCGGGGGAGCGGCTCGGCTGA
- a CDS encoding low temperature requirement protein A, with translation MTTDTEHRAEADLRVSPLELFFDLVFVFTVTQLTASLAHHLTAGGLARVLVMLAVIWWMYDAFIWLTNAMPPTTHPRRGLLLTGMGGFLVVALSVPHAFEGSGVAFGLAYLLVIAVHTGMFAGADVPLGSVLRMGALNLINAALVVTGGYLQGTAQLLLWGASVGVQLAIPYLVDLPRFQLRAPHFVERHGLVMIVAFGESVIAIGVGAGDAELSAPLVGAAVLSLMVCVALWWAYFGRDDDEYAGRYLAALPGARRNQLAIRVYNMGHYVLLLGVILLATGAKSAVAHPTEALGAAPAAALAGGTALFLAANAAIRRTLTLTPNSARVVAAAVVAATIPLGTQVSALAQVAVTAAVLGAAVGYEERRAGR, from the coding sequence GTGACCACCGACACCGAACACCGGGCCGAAGCCGATCTCCGGGTGAGCCCGCTGGAGTTGTTCTTCGACCTCGTCTTCGTCTTCACCGTCACCCAGCTCACCGCCAGCCTCGCCCACCACCTCACGGCCGGCGGGCTGGCGAGGGTCCTGGTGATGCTCGCGGTGATCTGGTGGATGTACGACGCGTTCATCTGGCTCACCAACGCGATGCCGCCGACCACGCACCCGCGGCGCGGCCTGCTGCTGACCGGCATGGGTGGTTTCCTGGTCGTCGCGCTGAGTGTCCCGCACGCCTTCGAGGGCAGCGGGGTGGCCTTCGGGCTGGCGTACCTGCTGGTCATCGCCGTGCACACGGGGATGTTCGCCGGCGCCGACGTGCCGCTCGGCTCCGTCCTTCGGATGGGGGCGCTCAACCTGATCAACGCCGCGCTGGTGGTCACCGGCGGGTACCTGCAGGGCACCGCCCAACTGCTGCTCTGGGGCGCCTCGGTGGGTGTCCAGCTCGCCATCCCGTACCTGGTCGACCTGCCGCGGTTCCAGCTGCGGGCCCCGCACTTCGTCGAGCGGCACGGGCTGGTGATGATCGTCGCCTTCGGCGAGTCGGTGATCGCGATCGGCGTCGGGGCCGGCGACGCCGAGCTGTCCGCCCCGCTGGTCGGGGCGGCGGTGCTGTCGCTCATGGTCTGCGTGGCCCTCTGGTGGGCGTACTTCGGCCGTGACGACGACGAGTACGCCGGCCGCTACCTGGCCGCCCTGCCCGGCGCCCGCCGCAACCAACTGGCGATCCGGGTCTACAACATGGGCCACTACGTCCTGCTGCTCGGCGTGATCCTCCTGGCCACCGGCGCGAAGTCCGCCGTCGCCCACCCCACCGAGGCCCTCGGCGCCGCCCCGGCCGCCGCCCTGGCCGGCGGGACCGCCCTCTTCCTCGCCGCCAACGCCGCGATCCGCCGCACCCTCACCCTGACCCCCAACTCCGCCCGGGTGGTCGCCGCCGCCGTGGTGGCGGCGACGATCCCGCTGGGGACGCAGGTGTCGGCCCTGGCCCAGGTGGCGGTCACGGCGGCGGTGCTGGGGGCGGCCGTCGGGTACGAGGAACGGCGGGCCGGGCGTTGA
- a CDS encoding tyrosine-protein phosphatase, whose amino-acid sequence MTDHGFDAAVALLDIPDVPNFRDASCGRLRPGLLYRSAALSGLTLEGARRLRPLGIRTVIDLRTHAELATAPDRHHDLGHTYLHAPLLPERLDAEHPWPSDQFAVYRLMAEVGGAAVAATVRALASGGGPVLVHCAVGKDRTGLTVAVLQHLAGLDLGEITADYLRSNPGLGLDAGPVPYLDEFGEQHLSHPAEADRLHTALDRIRQLHGSIEDYLTAHGVHGGELASVRELLTA is encoded by the coding sequence ATGACCGACCACGGGTTCGACGCTGCCGTTGCCCTCCTGGACATCCCCGACGTACCGAACTTCCGCGACGCCTCCTGCGGCCGGCTCCGGCCCGGCCTGCTCTACCGCTCCGCCGCCCTCTCCGGCCTCACCCTGGAGGGCGCCCGACGGCTGCGGCCGCTCGGCATCCGGACCGTCATCGACCTGCGCACCCACGCGGAGCTCGCCACCGCCCCGGACCGGCACCACGACCTCGGCCACACCTATCTGCACGCCCCGCTGCTCCCGGAGCGTCTCGACGCGGAACACCCGTGGCCCAGCGACCAGTTCGCCGTCTACCGGCTGATGGCGGAGGTCGGCGGCGCGGCGGTGGCCGCCACCGTCCGCGCCCTGGCCTCGGGCGGCGGACCGGTCCTGGTGCACTGTGCGGTCGGCAAGGACCGCACGGGCCTGACCGTCGCCGTCCTCCAGCACCTGGCCGGGCTGGACCTCGGCGAGATCACCGCCGACTACCTCCGCTCCAACCCCGGCCTGGGCCTCGACGCCGGGCCCGTCCCCTACCTCGACGAGTTCGGCGAGCAGCACCTCTCCCACCCCGCCGAGGCGGACCGCCTGCACACCGCGCTGGACCGCATCCGCCAGCTCCACGGCTCGATCGAGGACTACCTGACGGCCCACGGGGTGCACGGCGGGGAGCTGGCCTCCGTCCGGGAGCTCCTGACGGCGTAG
- a CDS encoding SDR family oxidoreductase: protein MPSETVLITGGGRGIGAATARLAGRRGYRVCVNYRSDDASALAVVDEIRAAGGTAIAVRADVSRATGVERLFRAVDEQLGPLTALVNNAGTLERQARLEELDEDRLARIWAANITGPFLCAGAAVRRMSTRHGGRGGAIVNVSSAASRLGSPNEYVDYAASKGALDSMTRGLALEVAGEGIRVNAVRPGLIHTGIHALGGEPGRVDRVAPQLPMGRGGRPEEVAEAILFLLSPAASYATGTFLDVAGGR, encoded by the coding sequence ATGCCGTCCGAGACCGTCCTGATCACCGGCGGCGGCCGGGGAATCGGCGCCGCCACCGCCCGGCTCGCCGGTCGGCGCGGGTACCGGGTGTGCGTCAACTACCGCAGCGACGACGCCTCCGCACTCGCGGTGGTGGACGAGATCCGTGCCGCCGGCGGGACGGCGATCGCCGTCCGCGCCGACGTCAGCCGGGCCACCGGGGTCGAGCGGCTGTTCCGGGCCGTGGACGAGCAACTGGGCCCCCTCACGGCGCTGGTGAACAACGCCGGCACACTGGAGAGGCAGGCCCGGCTGGAGGAGTTGGACGAGGACCGGCTGGCCAGGATCTGGGCCGCCAACATCACCGGGCCGTTCCTGTGCGCCGGCGCCGCCGTCCGCCGGATGTCCACCCGGCACGGTGGCCGGGGCGGCGCGATCGTCAACGTCTCCTCGGCCGCCTCCCGCCTCGGGTCGCCGAACGAGTACGTCGACTACGCCGCCTCCAAGGGCGCGCTGGACAGCATGACCCGCGGTCTGGCCCTGGAGGTCGCGGGCGAGGGCATCCGGGTCAACGCCGTCCGCCCGGGCCTGATCCACACCGGCATCCACGCCCTGGGCGGCGAGCCGGGGCGGGTCGACCGGGTCGCCCCGCAGCTGCCGATGGGGCGCGGCGGCCGGCCCGAGGAGGTCGCCGAGGCCATCCTCTTCCTGCTCTCACCCGCCGCCTCGTACGCCACCGGGACCTTCCTCGACGTGGCCGGCGGCCGTTGA
- a CDS encoding transglutaminase family protein: MTTEPPPLRPASTDPADYLAADDVIDHGHPEIRALADRLRRDSVRESARAAFEYVRDRVAHSADLGRWSAAYRASDVLAAGDAICHGKAHLLTAVLRAQGIPAGLCYQRLDVLHALVAVHWPRPEGGGTWVRLDPRGNKPGVDAQFATDPADERPAWPVDPARGEFWYDTVYPATPDGLRTALATADPGRTGYGYYLPVEL, translated from the coding sequence ATGACCACCGAACCGCCCCCGCTGCGGCCCGCCTCCACCGATCCGGCCGACTACCTGGCCGCCGACGACGTGATCGACCACGGGCACCCGGAGATCCGGGCCCTCGCCGACCGCCTGCGCCGGGACAGCGTGCGGGAGAGCGCCCGGGCCGCCTTCGAGTACGTCCGCGACCGGGTGGCGCACTCCGCCGACCTCGGCCGGTGGAGCGCCGCGTACCGGGCCTCGGACGTCCTCGCCGCCGGTGACGCGATCTGCCACGGCAAGGCCCACCTGCTGACCGCCGTCCTGCGGGCGCAGGGCATCCCGGCCGGCCTGTGCTACCAGCGGCTGGACGTGCTGCACGCGCTGGTAGCCGTCCACTGGCCGCGGCCGGAGGGCGGCGGGACGTGGGTGCGGCTGGATCCGCGCGGCAACAAGCCGGGCGTCGACGCGCAGTTCGCCACCGACCCGGCGGACGAGCGGCCGGCCTGGCCGGTCGACCCGGCCCGCGGCGAGTTCTGGTACGACACGGTGTACCCGGCCACCCCGGACGGGCTGCGCACCGCCCTGGCCACCGCCGACCCGGGGCGGACCGGCTACGGCTACTACCTGCCGGTCGAGCTCTGA
- a CDS encoding DNA glycosylase AlkZ-like family protein, whose translation MANSGIPADTGPDLDPGPDPALPGRLRAWWAHRQWLDGAHEGASAAEVLAATGWARSVGGAAPYLGLFARAGLDRAAVDAAVAALEVHELPSARGCTYVLPAADYALGLAAGAAAPEADIASAAKHLGVTQDEVEKLCLAVTDSLSPDRPLDPPAIREAVGDAVRGLGEAGRKRGLSTTLPLALGLLQSRGRIRRVPSNGRLDQQRYGYVGWDQPVKGSAAELAERYFSWAAPASVKHFRWFSGFTAATAKAALGPLELTALPGTDLLMPVELAEEFARFRPPAEPRYALLAGIDGIHLLHRDLPRLIDPADAQRPVPAAREGRVFGTEADPQTHIVVDRGRIVGFWEYDTERQEIVHQLFVPFDDALREAVRRTEEFVRDQLGDARGFSLDSPKSRAPKIAAMRAAATS comes from the coding sequence ATGGCTAACAGTGGGATCCCGGCGGACACCGGCCCGGACCTCGACCCCGGGCCCGACCCGGCCCTGCCGGGGAGACTCCGCGCCTGGTGGGCGCACCGGCAGTGGCTGGACGGCGCGCACGAAGGCGCGAGCGCCGCCGAGGTCCTGGCCGCGACCGGCTGGGCCCGTTCGGTCGGCGGCGCGGCCCCGTACCTGGGGCTGTTCGCCCGCGCCGGGCTGGACCGGGCGGCGGTGGACGCGGCCGTGGCCGCCCTGGAGGTGCACGAGCTGCCGTCCGCCCGGGGCTGCACCTACGTGCTGCCGGCCGCCGACTACGCGCTCGGCCTGGCGGCCGGGGCGGCCGCGCCCGAGGCCGACATCGCCTCCGCGGCCAAGCACCTGGGCGTGACGCAGGACGAGGTCGAGAAACTGTGCCTGGCCGTCACCGACTCGCTGTCACCGGACCGGCCGCTGGATCCGCCGGCGATCAGGGAGGCGGTCGGCGACGCCGTCCGCGGCCTGGGCGAGGCCGGCAGGAAGCGCGGGCTGTCGACCACCCTCCCGTTGGCGCTCGGCCTGCTCCAGTCGCGCGGCCGGATCCGCCGGGTGCCGTCCAACGGCCGTCTGGACCAGCAGCGTTACGGGTACGTCGGCTGGGACCAGCCGGTGAAGGGCTCGGCCGCCGAACTCGCCGAACGCTACTTCTCCTGGGCCGCGCCGGCCTCGGTCAAGCACTTCCGCTGGTTCTCCGGCTTCACCGCCGCCACGGCCAAGGCGGCCCTCGGCCCGCTGGAGCTGACCGCCCTGCCCGGCACCGACCTGCTGATGCCCGTCGAACTCGCCGAGGAGTTCGCCCGGTTCCGGCCGCCGGCCGAACCGCGGTACGCCCTGCTGGCGGGCATCGACGGCATCCACCTGCTGCACCGGGACCTGCCGCGCCTGATCGACCCGGCCGACGCACAGCGCCCCGTCCCGGCGGCCAGGGAGGGCCGGGTGTTCGGCACCGAGGCGGATCCGCAGACCCACATCGTGGTCGACCGCGGCCGGATCGTCGGGTTCTGGGAGTACGACACCGAGCGGCAGGAGATCGTGCACCAGCTCTTCGTGCCGTTCGACGACGCCCTGCGGGAAGCCGTCCGCCGCACCGAGGAGTTCGTCCGGGACCAGCTCGGCGACGCCCGCGGGTTCAGCCTGGACTCGCCGAAGAGCCGCGCGCCGAAGATCGCCGCGATGCGGGCGGCGGCGACCTCCTGA
- a CDS encoding DNA polymerase beta superfamily protein yields the protein MNVLLSGIVGSTAYGLAHAGSDIDRLGLYAAPTVELHGLHRPAESHVTTAPDRTLHEAAKWCRLALGCNPTASELVWLPADLYEVRTELGEELIALRRTFLSARAVRNSYLGYATQQFRKLSNRDRSDPQGLDRAAKHARHLVRLVEQGLALHETGEVVVRLAEPERVRALGERFARTPDDAAALLAGAEARFDRPGVLPDAPDEAPVESWLRRVRAVHYAPAE from the coding sequence GTGAACGTCCTGCTCTCCGGCATCGTCGGCTCCACCGCGTACGGGCTGGCACACGCCGGCTCCGACATCGACCGGCTCGGCCTCTACGCCGCGCCGACGGTCGAACTCCACGGCCTGCACCGCCCCGCGGAGTCGCACGTCACCACCGCGCCCGACCGCACCCTGCACGAGGCCGCCAAGTGGTGCCGCCTCGCACTCGGCTGCAACCCGACCGCGTCCGAACTCGTCTGGCTGCCCGCGGACCTGTACGAGGTGCGGACCGAACTCGGCGAGGAGCTGATCGCGCTGCGGCGCACCTTCCTCAGCGCACGGGCCGTCCGCAACTCCTATCTCGGCTACGCCACCCAGCAGTTCAGGAAGCTGAGCAACCGGGACCGCTCGGATCCGCAGGGCCTGGACCGGGCGGCCAAACACGCCCGGCACCTGGTCCGGCTGGTCGAGCAGGGGCTCGCCCTGCACGAGACGGGCGAGGTGGTCGTCCGGCTCGCCGAGCCCGAGCGGGTCCGCGCCCTCGGCGAGCGCTTCGCCCGTACCCCCGACGACGCGGCCGCCCTGCTGGCCGGGGCCGAGGCACGCTTCGACCGCCCCGGTGTCCTGCCGGACGCCCCGGACGAGGCCCCGGTCGAGTCCTGGCTCCGCCGCGTCCGGGCGGTCCACTACGCGCCCGCCGAGTGA
- a CDS encoding VOC family protein, with translation MPEVTTPYRPGTPCWVDLMAKDQQAALDFYRDLFGWQGEIGPAEFGGYAICTLNGRPVAGIGPTMAPEGMPEPPVAWTTYLASDDADATLAAVTAAGGTTLTPVMDVGTVGRMLVVADPTGAVFGVWQPVDFAGAQVVNEPGALVWNELNTADPAVASAFYTAAFGVELPLMEGATHYWSLTVDGKAVGGVQKLGGSLPPGTPSHWLTYFAVDDTDSTVDALVKARGSVLAPPTDAPWGRYAIVQDPQGAVFAVIKAPTG, from the coding sequence ATGCCCGAAGTCACCACCCCCTACCGGCCCGGCACGCCGTGCTGGGTGGACCTGATGGCCAAGGACCAGCAGGCGGCGCTGGACTTCTACCGCGACCTGTTCGGCTGGCAGGGCGAGATCGGCCCGGCCGAGTTCGGCGGCTACGCGATCTGCACGCTCAACGGCAGGCCGGTGGCCGGCATCGGCCCCACCATGGCCCCGGAGGGCATGCCCGAGCCGCCGGTCGCCTGGACCACCTATCTGGCCTCCGACGACGCCGACGCCACCCTGGCCGCCGTCACCGCCGCCGGCGGCACCACGCTGACGCCGGTGATGGACGTCGGCACGGTGGGCCGGATGCTGGTGGTGGCCGACCCGACCGGCGCGGTGTTCGGCGTCTGGCAGCCGGTGGACTTCGCCGGCGCGCAGGTGGTCAACGAGCCCGGCGCACTGGTCTGGAACGAGCTCAACACCGCCGACCCCGCCGTCGCCTCCGCGTTCTACACCGCCGCCTTCGGCGTGGAACTGCCGTTGATGGAGGGCGCCACCCACTACTGGTCGCTGACCGTGGACGGCAAGGCGGTCGGCGGTGTGCAGAAGCTCGGCGGCTCCCTGCCCCCCGGCACCCCCTCGCACTGGCTGACCTACTTCGCGGTGGACGACACCGACAGCACCGTGGACGCCCTGGTCAAGGCGCGCGGCTCGGTGCTCGCCCCGCCCACCGACGCGCCGTGGGGCCGCTACGCGATCGTCCAGGACCCGCAGGGTGCGGTCTTCGCGGTTATCAAGGCGCCCACCGGGTAG